From the Chloroflexota bacterium genome, one window contains:
- a CDS encoding stage V sporulation protein S encodes MEILKVASQSKPTAVAGAIAGVVRESGRAEVQAIGAGAVNQAVKSIVIARGYLAPSGIDLICIPAFIEVTVENGERTAIKFILESR; translated from the coding sequence ATGGAGATTCTGAAGGTAGCTTCACAGTCCAAGCCGACGGCTGTGGCCGGCGCAATTGCAGGCGTGGTACGCGAATCCGGACGGGCCGAGGTCCAGGCGATTGGCGCGGGAGCAGTAAATCAGGCCGTCAAGTCCATTGTGATTGCGCGAGGCTACTTGGCGCCCAGCGGAATCGACCTCATTTGCATTCCAGCCTTCATCGAGGTGACGGTGGAGAATGGCGAGCGCACGGCGATCAAGTTTATCCTTGAGTCGCGGTAG
- a CDS encoding extracellular solute-binding protein — translation MRSTGRFSRRSLLGWSGVVGGGVLLAACGAQTGAMEGEGEMEAKEEAPKAEMADTKEMEPRVIVHTDWWRPGGAPTIQEYFDGIKADFAELNPGVTVESVHVQGTIGLQDHVTTMIAAGEQVDSSQVSVAFILNWLLKDFLQPLDPFQAKDPDTAPDKFVDSGRFFNMHNGQTYGIPYDGPSTTVVGLNTRLLTDAGLDPSREVTWNWDWDQFVEYATKIHEVDGDNITRLGYDADGFSIYGIARWVYPNGATLYKADNSAAAFDSPEGIAAGQYKEDLRLKHKFGPKPEGATFDNEQIVIDAQGSWSVGYIFGRNAELEFDFAPFPKGPSGETPGSVTWTNQWCLFSVSPDPELAWSWMSWVNSEATLEKYFAGILSRNAGRKEFYQSEAWLARVEERPVLADLEKIADNSGPYPWIHTSAGNEATKPVWDALNNQELTVQEAFPQAVELLNGVLADQGG, via the coding sequence ATGAGAAGCACAGGACGATTTAGTCGACGCTCGCTCCTCGGCTGGAGTGGCGTGGTAGGCGGCGGCGTATTGCTGGCGGCCTGCGGCGCGCAGACCGGCGCCATGGAGGGCGAAGGCGAGATGGAGGCCAAGGAAGAGGCCCCCAAGGCTGAGATGGCAGACACGAAAGAGATGGAGCCCCGTGTGATTGTCCACACGGACTGGTGGCGGCCCGGTGGCGCGCCGACAATTCAGGAGTACTTCGACGGCATCAAGGCTGACTTCGCGGAACTGAATCCCGGCGTGACCGTGGAGTCGGTCCACGTGCAGGGCACCATCGGCTTGCAGGACCACGTAACCACAATGATTGCCGCCGGCGAGCAGGTGGACTCCTCGCAGGTTTCGGTAGCCTTCATTCTTAACTGGTTGCTGAAAGACTTCCTGCAGCCGCTCGACCCGTTCCAGGCCAAAGACCCTGACACGGCGCCCGACAAGTTCGTGGACTCCGGCCGCTTCTTCAACATGCACAACGGCCAGACGTACGGCATACCGTATGACGGCCCCTCCACCACCGTGGTTGGACTCAATACCCGCCTGCTCACGGACGCCGGCCTCGACCCCTCTCGTGAAGTTACCTGGAATTGGGATTGGGACCAGTTTGTAGAGTATGCGACGAAGATTCACGAGGTGGATGGCGACAATATCACGCGCTTGGGCTATGATGCCGACGGCTTTAGCATCTATGGCATAGCGCGGTGGGTCTATCCCAATGGCGCCACGCTCTACAAGGCTGATAATTCAGCAGCGGCCTTTGACTCCCCCGAAGGCATTGCCGCGGGCCAGTACAAGGAAGACCTGCGCCTGAAGCACAAGTTCGGCCCCAAGCCGGAAGGTGCGACGTTCGACAACGAGCAGATTGTCATTGACGCCCAAGGTTCCTGGAGTGTAGGGTACATCTTCGGCCGCAACGCAGAGTTGGAATTCGACTTTGCCCCCTTCCCCAAGGGCCCCAGCGGAGAGACTCCCGGTAGCGTCACCTGGACGAACCAGTGGTGCCTCTTCAGCGTCTCGCCAGACCCCGAATTGGCGTGGAGCTGGATGAGCTGGGTCAACAGCGAGGCCACCCTGGAGAAATATTTCGCTGGTATTCTCTCCCGGAATGCCGGTCGCAAGGAATTCTACCAGAGCGAAGCCTGGCTGGCACGTGTCGAAGAGCGTCCGGTGCTGGCGGATCTGGAGAAGATCGCTGACAATTCCGGCCCGTACCCGTGGATACACACGTCCGCAGGAAACGAAGCCACCAAGCCGGTATGGGATGCCCTGAACAATCAGGAACTCACCGTGCAGGAGGCGTTCCCGCAGGCCGTTGAGTTGCTTAACGGCGTTCTGGCCGACCAGGGCGGATAG
- the rny gene encoding ribonuclease Y gives MLVVPLLVLIPGAFVVGFWTQRLIQHRNTQAAAAEAQRLLEDAETTRKRLEVEAKDEALRLKTKAEDEIGRWRGELTRTERRLQQREETLDQRTTQAERRERKVGEFEKRVERDRDAVIGLRQKQISELERIAQMTADEAKEVLTKSIEEEVREECTRMIKQLEASAREDSERSARRVIATAIQRLAADHTVETTVSVVTLPNEEMKGRIIGREGRNIRALELLTGVDLIIDDTPEAVVLSAHDPVRREVARLALTRLIQDGRIHPARIEEMVGKADKEIEDTIWEEGEQAADLAQVRGLPAELIRLIGRLRYRSSYGQNVLAHSVEVAQLAASMAAEIGADVNVARRAGLLHDVGKAVDADMEGPHALVGAEMARRYNQSPKIIHAIAAHHNDEEPRTVEAFVVSAADAISASRPGARRDSIERYMQRLRALEAVANSFSGVEKSYAIQAGREVRIMVRPDEIDELGAVRLSRDICKQIEETLDYPGQVKVTLIRETRVVGYAK, from the coding sequence ATGCTTGTCGTGCCTCTGCTTGTCCTAATCCCTGGAGCTTTTGTAGTCGGTTTTTGGACACAACGATTGATCCAACATCGCAATACCCAAGCGGCGGCGGCTGAAGCACAGAGGCTTTTGGAGGATGCAGAGACCACACGCAAACGACTGGAAGTAGAAGCTAAGGATGAAGCGCTCAGGCTTAAGACCAAAGCGGAAGATGAGATTGGGCGTTGGCGCGGGGAGCTTACCCGCACCGAGCGCCGTCTGCAACAGCGCGAAGAAACGCTAGATCAGCGCACGACGCAGGCTGAGCGCCGCGAGAGAAAGGTCGGCGAGTTCGAGAAACGGGTGGAGCGCGATCGGGACGCAGTAATCGGGCTGCGTCAGAAACAGATCAGCGAACTTGAGCGCATCGCCCAGATGACGGCCGACGAAGCGAAAGAGGTGCTGACGAAGAGCATCGAAGAAGAGGTGCGCGAAGAGTGCACCCGTATGATCAAGCAATTGGAAGCCTCGGCGCGTGAGGATTCAGAACGCAGCGCGCGCCGTGTGATTGCTACGGCAATCCAGCGGCTGGCCGCCGATCATACCGTCGAAACGACGGTCTCGGTCGTTACCTTGCCAAATGAGGAGATGAAGGGCCGCATCATCGGTCGCGAGGGGCGCAACATCCGTGCCTTGGAACTCCTCACCGGCGTGGACCTCATCATTGACGACACGCCCGAAGCGGTGGTACTGTCTGCGCACGATCCCGTCCGGCGAGAGGTCGCGCGTCTGGCTCTGACCCGACTAATCCAAGATGGGCGCATTCACCCCGCCCGCATCGAGGAGATGGTGGGCAAGGCCGACAAGGAAATCGAGGATACAATTTGGGAGGAAGGCGAGCAGGCAGCCGACTTGGCGCAGGTGCGCGGCCTGCCGGCCGAATTGATTCGCCTCATCGGACGGCTGCGCTACCGCTCTAGTTACGGCCAGAACGTGCTGGCCCACAGCGTTGAAGTGGCGCAGTTGGCAGCCAGCATGGCAGCGGAAATCGGCGCCGACGTAAATGTCGCTCGGCGCGCGGGCCTGCTCCACGACGTGGGGAAGGCGGTTGACGCCGATATGGAAGGTCCCCATGCGCTGGTGGGAGCGGAAATGGCGCGCCGCTATAATCAGTCGCCCAAGATCATCCATGCCATTGCCGCCCACCACAACGATGAGGAGCCACGCACTGTAGAAGCATTTGTCGTATCGGCGGCGGATGCCATTTCTGCTTCGCGGCCCGGCGCGCGGCGCGATTCGATCGAGCGGTACATGCAGCGCCTGCGGGCACTGGAAGCCGTGGCGAATTCCTTCTCCGGTGTGGAGAAATCATATGCAATCCAGGCTGGGCGGGAAGTGCGGATTATGGTGCGTCCCGACGAAATTGACGAGTTAGGCGCGGTACGGCTATCGCGTGATATCTGCAAGCAGATCGAAGAGACGCTTGATTACCCAGGCCAGGTGAAAGTCACGTTGATTCGCGAGACACGGGTGGTGGGTTATGCGAAGTAA
- a CDS encoding FAD-dependent oxidoreductase codes for METADVVVIGGGIVGTTITYHLAKAGAGKVVLCERKTIGSGTSSMSGAMCGQQAEMTDTIAKLAVRARDIYDNFADVIGGDCGFFKYGILNLSDSMESAENAAARARKNGSAARALTLDEAKDFYPEANVEGAGAALLYGETGNVDAYRTMQSYVAGARAHGVEIREFTPVTHIHAKGGRIERLETPGGSIVPGKVVLACGPWSHKVARSAGLRLPIQPSQVGVSFYRQPPDFYDRPPVFSVDLAIIPWHNKHFRVLCDRRDPLVKIEPDPTNAVPPQWMVDWTTEVIERRLPKMKRGRFQGAYQTCYDDTPDLKPLLGYIAGYENLFLDCGWSGRGFKFSVALGEYNAKWIMEGKTELDLAPWLASRFLGA; via the coding sequence ATGGAAACCGCAGATGTCGTTGTAATTGGCGGTGGGATTGTCGGCACCACGATCACGTATCATCTCGCGAAAGCCGGCGCGGGCAAGGTGGTGCTCTGCGAACGGAAGACTATTGGCTCCGGGACGAGTTCCATGTCCGGCGCCATGTGCGGCCAGCAAGCGGAGATGACGGACACCATCGCCAAGCTGGCGGTACGCGCCCGCGATATTTACGACAACTTTGCCGACGTCATTGGCGGCGACTGCGGTTTTTTCAAGTATGGCATCTTGAATCTCTCCGACTCGATGGAATCAGCCGAAAACGCTGCCGCGAGGGCGAGAAAGAACGGCTCCGCCGCCCGCGCGCTCACGCTCGACGAGGCCAAGGACTTCTACCCGGAAGCCAACGTGGAGGGGGCGGGCGCGGCGCTCCTCTATGGCGAGACGGGCAACGTGGACGCCTACCGCACCATGCAGTCCTATGTGGCTGGCGCGAGGGCACACGGCGTGGAGATTCGCGAGTTTACGCCGGTCACGCACATTCACGCCAAGGGCGGACGCATCGAGCGGTTGGAGACGCCGGGAGGATCAATCGTGCCGGGCAAAGTCGTGCTCGCCTGTGGGCCGTGGAGCCACAAGGTGGCGCGCTCCGCCGGCTTGCGCCTGCCCATTCAACCTTCGCAGGTCGGCGTGTCGTTCTACCGCCAGCCGCCCGATTTCTACGACCGGCCGCCGGTGTTCAGCGTGGACCTTGCCATTATTCCCTGGCACAACAAGCATTTTCGCGTCTTGTGCGACCGGCGCGATCCGCTGGTCAAGATTGAACCGGATCCCACCAATGCCGTGCCGCCGCAATGGATGGTGGACTGGACGACGGAAGTGATCGAGCGGCGGCTGCCCAAGATGAAGCGCGGCCGTTTTCAGGGCGCGTATCAGACTTGCTATGATGACACCCCCGACCTGAAACCCCTCCTGGGCTACATTGCCGGCTACGAAAACCTGTTCCTCGATTGTGGGTGGAGCGGCCGCGGTTTCAAGTTCTCCGTGGCCCTCGGTGAGTACAACGCCAAGTGGATCATGGAAGGCAAGACTGAACTGGACCTGGCGCCGTGGCTGGCGAGCCGGTTCCTAGGTGCATGA
- a CDS encoding polysaccharide deacetylase family protein, whose protein sequence is MYPNGADFGLSLTFDIEMCSNFPYWTSVWDHRKGAIDEDSKLYMGKMLDVADKYGVKFQFFLVGKALEDPDIDYLKRMTAEGHAVDNHTYNHVSVKAQDIPQLQPVYANAPWRAAGLNALECIEREVRQTSTAITEKLGVAPTGFRTPGGFNNGLDDVPAVQKVLSDAGMQYASARYYFPVDTEKKRPAAEVLNQAMEASIDALQPSRYPNGLPELPLAGITDIWAFRVLDLDRWEFIDVLKRGIDHAHANRQVLSLCFHPPVLAVRDPHCDMLDIVLRYAMEKSGGCWITTNQEMVAHTLN, encoded by the coding sequence ATGTACCCAAATGGAGCGGATTTCGGCCTAAGCCTGACGTTTGATATCGAAATGTGCAGCAATTTCCCGTACTGGACGTCAGTCTGGGACCATCGCAAGGGCGCCATTGACGAGGACAGCAAGCTCTATATGGGCAAGATGCTGGACGTCGCGGACAAGTACGGGGTGAAGTTTCAGTTCTTCCTCGTAGGCAAGGCGCTGGAAGACCCGGATATCGACTACCTGAAGCGCATGACGGCCGAAGGTCATGCCGTGGACAACCACACGTATAACCACGTCTCCGTGAAAGCTCAGGACATTCCGCAGCTCCAGCCCGTGTACGCTAATGCGCCGTGGCGGGCCGCCGGCCTCAATGCTCTGGAGTGTATTGAGCGCGAAGTGCGGCAAACCTCCACGGCCATCACCGAGAAACTCGGCGTCGCCCCCACCGGCTTTCGCACGCCCGGCGGGTTCAACAACGGCCTTGACGATGTGCCCGCCGTGCAGAAAGTTCTCAGCGACGCGGGCATGCAGTATGCCTCGGCCCGGTACTATTTCCCGGTCGATACGGAGAAGAAGCGTCCTGCTGCGGAAGTCCTCAATCAGGCGATGGAGGCAAGCATCGACGCGCTCCAGCCCTCCCGCTATCCCAACGGGTTGCCGGAACTGCCTTTGGCAGGCATCACAGACATCTGGGCGTTTCGCGTGCTGGATCTCGACCGCTGGGAATTCATCGACGTGCTCAAGCGCGGCATCGACCACGCCCACGCTAACCGTCAGGTACTGAGCCTCTGCTTCCATCCGCCGGTGCTGGCCGTGCGCGATCCCCACTGCGACATGCTCGACATCGTATTGCGCTACGCCATGGAAAAATCCGGCGGCTGCTGGATTACGACAAACCAGGAGATGGTCGCCCACACACTGAACTAA
- a CDS encoding extracellular solute-binding protein, producing MRSTGRFSRRSLLGWSGVVGGGALLAACGAAPAAMEGEGEMEAKEEAPKAETAAKAPEARRIVHTDWWRPGGAPTIQEYFDGIKADFSELNPGVTVDTVHVQGTNGLREHVTVMIAAGEQVDSSQVSVAFILDWLLKDFLQPLDPFQAKDPDTAPDKFVDSGRFFNQHNGMTYGIPYDGPATVVMGLNTRVLTDAGLDVDREVTWNWEWDQFLEYAQKVHEVSGENITRLGYGTSGFSLSGIARWLYPNGATLYTEDNSAAAFDSPSGIAAGQFKEDLQLKHKFGPTPEGATFVNEQIVLSQQGSWAVGYIFGNNENLEFDFAPFPKGPDGETPGSMTWTNQWCLFSVSPDPELAWQWMSWVNSEATLEKYFAGILSRQAGRKEFYQSEPWQKIVAERPMLKDLEKIADNSGPYPWLHTAAGNEATKPVWDALNNQELTVQEAFPQAAGLLNGVLEELGT from the coding sequence ATGAGAAGCACAGGACGATTTAGTCGACGCTCTCTCCTCGGCTGGAGTGGCGTGGTAGGCGGCGGCGCATTGCTGGCAGCCTGCGGCGCGGCGCCCGCCGCCATGGAGGGCGAAGGCGAGATGGAGGCCAAGGAAGAGGCCCCCAAGGCTGAGACGGCCGCAAAGGCGCCTGAGGCGCGCAGGATCGTGCACACTGACTGGTGGCGGCCCGGCGGCGCGCCCACAATTCAGGAGTACTTCGACGGCATCAAGGCTGACTTTTCGGAACTGAATCCCGGCGTGACCGTCGATACGGTCCACGTGCAGGGCACAAATGGGCTGCGCGAACACGTTACCGTGATGATCGCTGCCGGCGAGCAGGTGGACTCTTCACAGGTCTCGGTGGCGTTCATCCTTGACTGGCTACTGAAAGACTTCTTGCAGCCGCTCGACCCGTTTCAGGCCAAAGACCCCGATACGGCGCCCGACAAGTTCGTTGACTCCGGCCGTTTCTTCAACCAGCACAACGGCATGACCTATGGCATCCCGTACGACGGCCCCGCAACCGTTGTGATGGGGCTTAACACGCGCGTGCTGACGGACGCCGGCCTCGATGTCGATCGCGAAGTAACCTGGAATTGGGAGTGGGACCAGTTCCTGGAATATGCGCAGAAGGTGCACGAAGTGTCGGGCGAGAATATCACGCGCTTGGGCTATGGCACCAGCGGCTTCAGCCTGTCTGGCATCGCGCGGTGGCTCTACCCCAACGGCGCTACCCTGTATACGGAGGACAATTCGGCAGCGGCCTTCGATTCCCCATCGGGCATTGCCGCGGGACAGTTCAAGGAAGACTTGCAACTGAAGCACAAGTTTGGCCCCACGCCTGAAGGAGCGACCTTCGTCAACGAGCAAATCGTCCTTTCCCAACAGGGTTCTTGGGCTGTCGGGTACATCTTCGGCAACAATGAAAACCTGGAGTTTGACTTTGCGCCCTTCCCCAAGGGTCCCGACGGCGAGACCCCTGGCAGCATGACCTGGACGAACCAGTGGTGCCTCTTCAGTGTCTCCCCAGACCCCGAATTGGCGTGGCAGTGGATGAGCTGGGTGAACAGCGAAGCCACCCTGGAGAAGTACTTCGCCGGCATCCTTTCCCGCCAAGCCGGCCGCAAGGAGTTCTACCAGAGCGAGCCGTGGCAGAAGATCGTGGCCGAACGGCCGATGCTGAAGGACCTGGAGAAGATCGCTGACAATTCCGGCCCGTACCCGTGGCTCCACACAGCCGCAGGCAACGAAGCCACCAAGCCGGTGTGGGATGCCCTGAATAACCAGGAACTCACCGTGCAAGAGGCCTTCCCGCAGGCCGCGGGGCTGCTCAATGGCGTTTTGGAGGAGTTGGGCACCTAA
- the fabF gene encoding beta-ketoacyl-ACP synthase II, translating to MARIRVVVTGMGAVTPVGNCVADSWDAVCAGTSGIVRISRFDPDDFAAQIAGEVKEFDARQYVDAREVRRMDRFTQYAVAAGQQAMDDSALSITAENADRVGVFVGSGIGGIESLESQFAVMAARGPSRLSPFLIPMLLTDTAAGAISIRFGLRGPNLAVVSACATGAHAVGEGAAAIRRGDADVMFCGSSEAAVTPMTIAGFAAMRALSTRNDAPAAASRPFEKQRDGFVVGEGAGVLVLESLAHALDRGARIYGEVAGYGATADASHITAPPEDGEGAARAMRTALEQARLKPEDVQYINAHGTSTPLNDRAETQAIKAVFGAHAARLAVSSTKSMTGHLLGGAGGVESVFCLKAIEDNLIPPTINYEQPDPDCDLDYVPHSARRAEIHAVMNNSFGFGGHNASLIFTRYET from the coding sequence ATGGCGCGAATACGTGTTGTCGTCACCGGAATGGGCGCGGTTACTCCCGTGGGAAACTGCGTCGCGGACTCGTGGGACGCTGTGTGCGCAGGTACTTCAGGGATAGTGCGCATCAGTCGCTTCGATCCTGACGACTTCGCGGCCCAGATTGCCGGTGAGGTGAAGGAGTTCGACGCGCGGCAGTATGTGGATGCGCGCGAGGTGCGGCGGATGGACCGCTTCACGCAGTATGCGGTGGCGGCAGGCCAACAGGCCATGGACGACTCGGCTCTGAGCATTACCGCGGAGAATGCCGACCGGGTCGGTGTCTTCGTCGGCTCCGGCATCGGCGGGATAGAGTCGCTGGAGTCGCAATTTGCGGTCATGGCCGCGCGCGGGCCCAGCCGCTTAAGCCCGTTTCTCATTCCCATGTTGCTCACGGATACGGCGGCAGGAGCGATTTCTATCCGGTTTGGCTTACGCGGGCCGAATCTCGCGGTTGTCTCGGCCTGTGCCACCGGCGCACATGCCGTGGGCGAGGGCGCGGCAGCCATCCGGCGCGGCGACGCGGACGTGATGTTCTGCGGCAGCAGCGAGGCCGCGGTGACCCCCATGACCATCGCCGGCTTTGCCGCCATGCGCGCGCTTTCCACACGAAATGACGCTCCGGCGGCTGCCTCACGCCCTTTTGAGAAGCAGCGCGACGGCTTCGTAGTTGGCGAAGGCGCGGGAGTCCTCGTGCTGGAAAGCCTGGCGCATGCCCTGGACCGCGGCGCGCGCATTTACGGTGAGGTTGCAGGCTACGGCGCGACTGCGGACGCCAGCCACATCACCGCCCCGCCGGAAGACGGCGAAGGCGCTGCCCGCGCCATGCGGACCGCGCTGGAGCAAGCCCGGCTCAAGCCGGAAGACGTACAATACATCAATGCCCACGGCACCTCCACGCCGCTCAACGACCGGGCGGAGACCCAGGCCATCAAGGCCGTGTTCGGTGCGCATGCCGCAAGGCTCGCCGTGAGTTCCACCAAGTCCATGACCGGCCATCTGCTTGGCGGCGCGGGCGGCGTGGAATCTGTCTTTTGTTTGAAAGCAATTGAAGATAACCTGATCCCGCCCACGATCAACTATGAACAACCTGACCCCGACTGCGATCTGGACTATGTGCCCCATAGCGCGCGCCGGGCGGAAATCCACGCGGTCATGAACAATAGCTTTGGCTTTGGCGGTCACAACGCCAGCCTCATCTTTACTCGTTACGAAACCTAG
- a CDS encoding polysaccharide deacetylase family protein → MFPNGAEFSLSLTFDIEMTPNFPYWTSRWNHRKGEIDEGTKLYLRRMSEIAKSYGVKLQFFLVGSALEDPDIDYLKQLVDDGHAIDNHTYTHVNVKAKTIDGLQEVYANAPWRAEGLTPLEVIRQEIRQTSDAIEEKLGKRPQGFRTPGGFDGGLDDVPDVQDVLRDEGFRFASANYHYPVDNTVRHHPTAELEAAFGTSLNKLQPYRYPNGLLEIPLMGITSIWAFRHMDLDRWEFIDLIKAGVDHAHEHKQIFSLCCHPSDIAARDPHCDMVDAVLRHALDKPGGCWATTNREIADHLNN, encoded by the coding sequence ATGTTCCCAAACGGCGCCGAATTCTCCCTCAGCCTCACGTTCGACATCGAAATGACGCCCAATTTCCCTTATTGGACCTCCCGGTGGAACCATCGCAAGGGTGAGATAGACGAAGGCACCAAGCTCTATTTGCGCAGGATGAGCGAGATAGCGAAGAGCTACGGGGTCAAGTTGCAGTTCTTCCTGGTCGGCAGCGCGTTGGAAGACCCGGACATCGATTATCTGAAGCAGCTCGTCGACGACGGTCATGCCATCGACAACCACACCTACACCCACGTGAACGTGAAAGCCAAGACGATTGATGGTTTACAGGAGGTCTATGCCAACGCCCCCTGGCGCGCCGAGGGCCTCACGCCGTTGGAAGTCATCCGGCAGGAGATCCGGCAGACAAGTGACGCAATCGAAGAGAAGCTAGGCAAACGGCCCCAGGGCTTCCGCACGCCGGGCGGGTTCGACGGCGGGCTCGACGACGTGCCGGACGTGCAAGACGTGCTGCGGGACGAGGGCTTTCGCTTTGCCTCGGCCAATTACCATTATCCCGTAGACAACACTGTGCGGCACCACCCCACGGCGGAGCTGGAAGCGGCATTTGGCACCAGTCTTAACAAACTGCAACCGTACCGCTATCCCAACGGCCTGCTGGAGATCCCGCTGATGGGTATTACGTCCATCTGGGCCTTCCGGCACATGGACCTGGATCGCTGGGAGTTCATCGATCTCATCAAGGCCGGTGTGGACCATGCCCACGAGCACAAGCAAATCTTCAGCCTGTGCTGTCATCCGTCGGATATCGCCGCTCGCGACCCGCATTGCGACATGGTGGATGCCGTGCTACGCCACGCGCTGGACAAACCCGGCGGCTGCTGGGCGACAACCAACCGCGAAATAGCGGACCACCTAAACAACTGA
- a CDS encoding biotin transporter BioY, with the protein MTARETILSGETARSALMAVALATFAAVLVAVAARAEFHLWFTPVPITLQVLVVLLIGLSLTPRQSFLALSEYIAAGIIGLPVFSGGGSGIAWLLGPTGGYIWGFLVAAPLVGILALWLGQRWSIIAALAGIAVIYALGWYHLSQWYFLVRDEVSPWMLAYRNGVEPFVLIDIAKAIVAVGLVYGGTRLGLSLPGMKK; encoded by the coding sequence ATGACGGCACGAGAGACGATATTGTCCGGCGAGACCGCGCGTAGTGCGCTCATGGCGGTCGCCTTGGCGACGTTTGCGGCGGTGCTGGTAGCCGTTGCGGCGCGGGCGGAGTTCCACCTGTGGTTTACGCCGGTGCCCATTACGCTGCAGGTCTTGGTGGTCTTGCTCATCGGTCTGAGCCTCACCCCGCGACAATCGTTCCTCGCCCTGTCCGAGTATATTGCCGCCGGCATTATCGGCTTGCCGGTCTTTTCCGGCGGCGGTTCCGGCATCGCCTGGCTGCTGGGACCTACCGGCGGATACATTTGGGGCTTTCTCGTTGCCGCTCCGCTTGTCGGGATACTGGCGCTTTGGCTGGGGCAGCGTTGGTCTATCATAGCGGCGCTGGCAGGAATCGCCGTCATCTATGCTCTCGGCTGGTACCATCTGTCGCAGTGGTACTTCTTGGTGAGAGACGAAGTGAGCCCGTGGATGCTTGCGTACCGCAATGGTGTGGAGCCGTTTGTCTTGATCGATATTGCCAAGGCGATCGTCGCCGTCGGTCTGGTATACGGCGGCACGCGTTTGGGTCTATCCTTGCCCGGTATGAAGAAGTGA
- a CDS encoding acetyl-CoA carboxylase has translation MESPQQSDATKDDESAAWLDDVHNLILALQGTAISEVEIRFGETAVLLRRRPGVVSQAPMAESRAPSKEPAQWTAVQAPLNGIYYDRSSPEADPFVQVGDSVESGQVVAIIEAMKVFNEIHAEETGHVTALLVESGDMVESGQDLIALDTKGAGADGS, from the coding sequence GTGGAATCGCCGCAGCAGTCTGACGCTACGAAAGACGACGAGAGCGCCGCATGGCTGGATGATGTGCACAATCTCATTCTCGCCCTGCAGGGCACAGCAATTAGTGAGGTAGAGATTCGCTTTGGCGAAACGGCAGTACTTCTGCGCCGCCGACCCGGCGTCGTCTCCCAGGCCCCGATGGCAGAGTCACGCGCACCCAGCAAGGAACCGGCACAGTGGACCGCTGTTCAGGCGCCACTGAATGGCATCTATTACGACCGGTCAAGCCCTGAAGCCGATCCCTTCGTGCAGGTGGGTGACAGCGTAGAGAGCGGTCAGGTAGTTGCCATCATTGAAGCTATGAAAGTCTTCAACGAGATACATGCAGAAGAGACCGGCCACGTGACGGCGTTACTCGTAGAGTCCGGCGACATGGTGGAGAGCGGACAAGACCTCATCGCGTTAGATACGAAAGGTGCAGGTGCGGACGGTTCGTAG